In Hyperolius riggenbachi isolate aHypRig1 chromosome 1, aHypRig1.pri, whole genome shotgun sequence, the genomic window AAGAGGTAGAAAGACCTTAAACAAAGGGTTAAAGTGCGATATATTGATGACACATGTGAAGCACATTGAGCAATTGAAGTAAAAAACCCAATATAAAAAGGGTGGGGTCCTTAACAACATTGTGGGTTagttcaggagaggtgacactgtagTTTGTAGAGAAGAGTGACTTGTTTTTGGAAAATGTTTCCTGATGTGCTGTTATTGCTCTGTGTAGCAGCATATATGAGACGTAGGCCAAGGACAAGGAGATACTGGGTGCATCCCATGCTACAAGAGCGGCGCCGGAAGGGTCAATTTAGGACCCTATATAGAGATTTGAGGCACCATCCAGAAAAGTTTTTTGGCTACACCCGCATGTCTGTGTCCAGGTAAGAATACTTGTCACTTATTTTTATAATGGGGCTAAGTATTTTGGGGAGGAATGAAATTGTAAGCACTTTTTGGCCCTTAGTTAACTGTGTTTGACTGTAAACAGAAAAACAACACAATAATCAATCCGCTGTATACATAAGCTAACCAAATAACTGTGATACTTGATCCTGGTGTGTTATGTATTCAATGCCTAAGGCCTCCATCTAATTTTTCTATAGGAGTAACTACTATATTATATATCCATAGTTTACCCAAAACATTTGGAGTATATTATGACCTTACATACTCCTGGTGCATACTTCATTAAGTATATGGCAACAATCAGCATATGGGACACAGTAATGAAGCAATGTTTGAACAAAATCTTTCGTTTTAATGTTTTGTTCTTCTGTGCAAAGAATATTTTGGACATGTGTTGTCCATACTTTGCTTTCAGCAGCAAAAGTAATATGTCACAAATGAAAAATGTTTCTGCAACAAACAACAGTAGATCTAAAGATAAGCATGCTCTTTTTTCCTAGTTTTGATGGCCTTTTAGCCAAACTGAAGGATGCCCTTCGCCGACAAGACACTAACTTTCGCCTAGCAATCACACCAACTGAGCGACTCCTCATAACATTGAGGTAATGTAAACTAAGATCCAAATCTGAGCAttgaacaataaaataaaatgtaaaactacaaAAAACTAGTCATGTTGTGATAGCAAATCACACATACTACCAGGGCCCTGATTGTAAGCATGTGTACCTGATTCAGCATTTGTATGAGGCTGGCTGTGCGATGTTAAATCAGTGTACACTGTAGAGTCACTGTGCATAGATGATGTTTGAAATCGCATACCTTGATCAGGGCGCTGAGGTGGAGGCATAGAGTAATGAGGCTGTTGACCATATGGCATGTTATGCATATGCATTGGTGGGTAGTGGGGTGGGTCATAAATGCGTTGCATATGGTAAGAGAGTTGTGGGTGTGCATTATATTGTTGGCTGGAAGCAGGCAGGTGTGGTTGCTGCaagtagttgtgcacattgtcatCTGCACGGGTCTCAGGTAGTAAGAATCTCCCCAGGGTCTCAGAGATGGCATGTCTGGCTGCCCATTGCTTATCAGGAGGCACTTTTTGTAATAGTGGCACCAAACTTAAAAGATACTGTGTGCATGGCTCTTTAAGTTGTTTCATTTCatcctctcgcttctccatatGATCAACAGCCTTTTCTATTGAACTAATCAGCTTCTggtcgtattcagccctgctcatacctcttcctattctcctgccttgtgtagctaccctcacacctctactagacctgacagttgtgcgtgtccgactactcgctgggctgtgtggtgtgtgatctggggTAGTAGAGTCACTGTCTTCCACTGTAGCAGTGTCAACATCCTGTGTAGTGTCTTCTTCAACTTCAACATCACTGGTGGTGGTAGGTGGCACCTCTACATCGTCCTCCTCAGGATCTGGTGGTAGGCTATCTTCAGTCCTTTGGAAAGGGGAAAGCACAACTTTAGTTCATGGAATAGTGACCATGGATGTCACAGCAAATATATGGGCACAATGCGATGCATCtttcattgcaaaacaatagcagtagcctgtctatttttcccattatttgtgtacatagcttttaggcacagcccctgagcaagcatagAGCAAAACTGGCCTGAGTAAACTAGCACTGATTTTGGTAGATGTGTGTTACagatgtgtgatgcagacactactgcagccaaacatataaccagcactgtcaggcaactgttatGTTGGGTAACGAACAGTCCACATTCCTGTCATGTAATCATTTTAAACTGGACCTATGCCATCCTTACATTAAGCTACGTCCCCCAATATATTTGGTAGAGTGATGGCAGATTATTCGTTCCACACTACTGAATTGCATTGTGGGCCTACTCCTTCCTTCACTGTTCTATTGGCGAAGTTGACAAACATTGCAATAGGTTAACATTTACGCCATACTTACTCAGCCGGTTCATGATGTTTTCTTAGAAATTCTAATATGCCACAATATTTATATTTTGTTCGCTGCGAACTTCCAGACCCACTTTTGGATTCATGGTATTGCTTTTCAATCTCCTTTTTGTAACTGTCTCTGACCGACTTCCATCTTGTCCGCAGGAGGGCAACtaggaataaaaataaacatacatgttatttcttttcttttgcagatttctggcaacagggCATTCATATGCAGCACTTCACTACCAATTCCTCATGGGAAGAAGTACAATCCGATACTTAGTTTTGGACACCTGCACATTGATCTGGAAAGTACTTCAACCGGAATTTATGCCAACTCCTGACGTACCTATGTGGGAGGCTAACATGCAGCTTTTTTGGGAGAAACATGATTTCCCTAACTGCCTTGGAGCAGTGGATGGGAAACATGTCAGACTGGTTATGCCTGCATTCACTGGCAGTCtctattacaattataaaaaattctTTTCACTAGTGCTCATGGCTGTTGTGGATCCTAATTTGAAATTTATCTATGTGGATGTTGGGGCTTACGGAAGTTCCCATGATTCCTCAGTCTTCCAGCACAGTCGATTTGGCGTGAAGCTTCGCACAGGCCAGATGACTTTACCACCACCACGCCCCTGGCCTGACACTGTAGAACCACCTTACCCCTGTGTGTTTGTGGCTGATGAGGCCTTTGCACTGTCTGAGCATGTTATGAGACCGTATGCACAGAGAGATATGACTCATAAGAAAGTAGTCTTTAATAACCGCCTGACCAAAGCCAGACAAGTAGTAGAATGTGCATTTGGAATTCTGGCAAACAAATGGCGCATTTATCACACTGCTATAAAAATGCAACCAAAGTATGCTATAATAGTGGTGAAGGCAACAtgtattttgcataattatgtgaGAACACTAGATAGCATGACcatagaggaggaagagggggatcTTTCAAACAGTGCTCTTGTCACTTTACCACCAGCTACTTTACGTGGTCCCATTTCTGCcattcgcaacagagacaaaTTAGCTGATTATTTTGTGCCATAACTGTAAGAAATAAAAAACCTGCAGGCTGCTATTTACTTACATGACGAGATCAGTATTATTGTGCAAGTAAACATTCTTGAAACCGTGTTGTATGTCTATATCATTCATGACACTCTAAAGTGGCAAATAGCGCCCTAATAATACAtgtgagtacatacacacacatgtacctgcTGTTTATAAGGAGAGATGGCTATAGAGAGAACAGCTTTGCCAGAGACCTGTGATAATGACATTTCTAATTGTTTAATTACTCATTTAGTGGAGGGGTGATGATATAttgtctgcaaagtgctgcatg contains:
- the LOC137524160 gene encoding uncharacterized protein isoform X1, which codes for MAAKWFTTENLIIKIENSPELYDKSLPGYKDHQRAHEIWSNIAKDFLGEKWNTLSQKGKDSKIALLRTRWKSVRDSYKKEIEKQYHESKSGSGSSQRTKYKYCGILEFLRKHHEPAETEDSLPPDPEEDDVEVPPTTTSDVEVEEDTTQDVDTATVEDSDSTTPDHTPHSPASSRTRTTVRSSRGVRVATQGRRIGRGMSRAEYDQKLISSIEKAVDHMEKREDEMKQLKEPCTQYLLSLVPLLQKVPPDKQWAARHAISETLGRFLLPETRADDNVHNYLQQPHLPASSQQYNAHPQLSYHMQRIYDPPHYPPMHMHNMPYGQQPHYSMPPPQRPDQGMRFQTSSMHSDSTVYTDLTSHSQPHTNAESGTHAYNQGPGSMCDLLSQHD
- the LOC137524160 gene encoding uncharacterized protein isoform X2, whose product is MLASHIVALLRTRWKSVRDSYKKEIEKQYHESKSGSGSSQRTKYKYCGILEFLRKHHEPAETEDSLPPDPEEDDVEVPPTTTSDVEVEEDTTQDVDTATVEDSDSTTPDHTPHSPASSRTRTTVRSSRGVRVATQGRRIGRGMSRAEYDQKLISSIEKAVDHMEKREDEMKQLKEPCTQYLLSLVPLLQKVPPDKQWAARHAISETLGRFLLPETRADDNVHNYLQQPHLPASSQQYNAHPQLSYHMQRIYDPPHYPPMHMHNMPYGQQPHYSMPPPQRPDQGMRFQTSSMHSDSTVYTDLTSHSQPHTNAESGTHAYNQGPGSMCDLLSQHD